GTAGCCGCGCGCGCGGTCGAGCAGCGCGGGGTCCACGGCGCCCCGCAGTTCCGTCGCCCGCTCGCGGGCGATGAGGGCCGTGCCCTCGATGGCGATGCCTTTGGTGAGCAACACGTCGTCGCCCGCGCGGCTGCGGGTGTTGACGACGAGGCGGTCGGGCGCCACCTCGCCGAGCAGGTGGCCGATGACGAGCGGGCGGTCGAGGCCGTAGGTGACCTCGGTGTGGCCGCCGCACAGCGTGATGTCGAGGGCCTCGCAGGAGGCGGCCACGTCGCGGAAGATCGCCTCGACCAGCTCCTCGGTGGCCGCGCCCTCGGGCAGGAGCAGCGTGGCAAGGAAGAAGCGCGGCGTCGCGCCCAGGCAGGCCACGTCGTTGGCATTGATGTTGACGGCGTACCAGCCGATGCGGTCGGTGGCGAAGGTGATGGGATCGCTCTTGGCCACCACCACCTGTGCGCCGAAGGCGAGGGCCGCGGCATCGCGTCCGATGCCGGGGCGCACGATCACGCGCGGGTCGGCCCGGCACAGGCCGAGGAGCCGGGACA
The nucleotide sequence above comes from Planctomycetota bacterium. Encoded proteins:
- a CDS encoding AIR synthase family protein, whose product is MPLPVGKLPAAALSRLLGLCRADPRVIVRPGIGRDAAALAFGAQVVVAKSDPITFATDRIGWYAVNINANDVACLGATPRFFLATLLLPEGAATEELVEAIFRDVAASCEALDITLCGGHTEVTYGLDRPLVIGHLLGEVAPDRLVVNTRSRAGDDVLLTKGIAIEGTALIARERATELRGAVDPALLDRARGYLDTPGLSVLRDARALCRAAQPHALHDPTEGGLATGLHELADAAGLGIEVEADAITLFPETEALCRHYGLNPLGLIASGALLAVTAPGDTAAALEALTADGIAARRIGRMTERAEGVTIRRGGQRQPLPRFDSDEVAKLF